Proteins encoded together in one Heliomicrobium gestii window:
- the asnB gene encoding asparagine synthase (glutamine-hydrolyzing): protein MCGIVGWIDWEADLSQQGPILAAMVETLTHRGPDASGTWISPQALIGHRRLSVVDLTGGVQPMIREVGGRRYVLTYNGELYNTPELRRELEARGHRFRTRCDTEAVLLAYIEWGDDCVQKFNGIYAFGVWDEVKGRLFLARDRMGVKPLFYARRGSAFLFASEIKALLVHPGIRPELDAEGLAEVFAIGPARTPGHGVFKGIQEVRPGYALTIDETSMQVNPYWTLQSRPHEDSLEETTERVRELLLDAIERQLVSDVPVCTLLSGGLDSSTLTAVAAHVYERDGLGPLDTYSIDYRDNDIYFKPSLFQPNADAPWIQRVSQHLGTIHHEVIVDTPELVDALKPALWARDLPGMVDVESSLYLFCREIKKGATVALSGECADEVFGGYPWFHRPELLNAGVFPWARRIAERASLLAPAIREYIQPETYVARRYEETLAEVPRLPGEDAEEARRREMFYLNITWFMTTLLDRKDRMSMAHGLEVRVPFCDHRIVEYVWNIPWAMKTCEGREKGILRRALRGILPEDVLWRKKSPYPKTHNPAYTTAVRHWLVSILDDPDSPLLSLIDEERVRALTAADAETTDLPWFGQLMGLPQLFAYLAQVDLWLRNMQVSIG from the coding sequence ATGTGTGGGATTGTCGGATGGATCGACTGGGAGGCCGATCTCTCCCAGCAGGGACCTATCCTGGCCGCGATGGTAGAGACGCTGACCCATCGCGGCCCTGACGCCTCAGGAACGTGGATCTCGCCGCAGGCGCTCATCGGTCATCGCCGGCTGAGCGTCGTCGACTTGACCGGCGGCGTCCAGCCCATGATCCGGGAAGTGGGCGGACGTCGCTATGTGCTGACCTATAACGGGGAGTTGTACAACACGCCGGAGCTGCGGCGGGAGTTGGAGGCGCGGGGCCATCGCTTCCGCACCCGTTGCGATACAGAGGCGGTGCTCCTCGCCTATATCGAATGGGGTGACGACTGTGTTCAGAAATTTAACGGCATCTACGCCTTTGGCGTTTGGGATGAGGTAAAAGGCCGCCTGTTCCTGGCCAGGGACCGCATGGGCGTCAAGCCCCTCTTCTACGCGCGGCGAGGCAGCGCTTTTTTGTTCGCCTCCGAGATCAAAGCCCTGCTGGTCCATCCCGGCATTCGCCCCGAGTTGGACGCCGAAGGGCTCGCCGAGGTTTTTGCCATCGGTCCGGCCCGCACGCCCGGCCACGGTGTGTTTAAAGGGATCCAGGAGGTCAGACCCGGCTACGCCCTGACCATTGATGAGACGTCGATGCAGGTCAACCCCTACTGGACCTTGCAAAGCCGGCCTCACGAGGACAGCCTGGAAGAGACGACAGAACGGGTGCGGGAACTGCTCCTCGACGCCATCGAGCGGCAACTCGTCTCTGATGTTCCCGTTTGCACCCTCTTATCGGGCGGGCTCGATTCGAGCACCTTGACGGCTGTGGCCGCCCATGTCTACGAGCGGGACGGCCTGGGTCCCCTGGACACCTATTCCATCGATTACCGGGACAACGACATCTATTTTAAACCGAGCCTTTTTCAGCCCAACGCCGACGCCCCCTGGATTCAACGGGTATCGCAGCACCTCGGCACCATCCACCATGAGGTGATCGTCGATACGCCTGAACTGGTCGACGCCCTCAAGCCGGCCCTGTGGGCGCGCGACCTGCCCGGCATGGTCGACGTGGAATCGTCCCTCTATCTCTTCTGCCGGGAGATCAAAAAAGGCGCCACCGTCGCCTTATCGGGCGAGTGCGCCGATGAGGTCTTCGGCGGCTATCCCTGGTTCCACCGGCCCGAACTGCTGAACGCCGGCGTCTTCCCGTGGGCTCGCCGCATCGCCGAACGGGCCAGCCTGCTGGCGCCGGCGATCCGTGAATACATTCAACCGGAAACCTATGTGGCGCGGCGGTACGAAGAAACGCTGGCCGAGGTTCCGCGCCTGCCGGGAGAAGACGCCGAAGAGGCGCGCCGGCGCGAGATGTTCTATCTGAATATCACCTGGTTCATGACGACCTTGTTGGACCGCAAAGACCGCATGAGCATGGCCCATGGCTTGGAGGTGCGCGTTCCCTTCTGCGACCACCGCATTGTCGAGTATGTCTGGAACATCCCTTGGGCGATGAAAACCTGTGAAGGACGTGAAAAGGGCATCCTGCGTCGCGCCTTGCGGGGCATCCTGCCAGAAGACGTCCTTTGGCGCAAAAAGAGCCCCTACCCGAAAACCCACAACCCTGCCTACACGACGGCCGTTCGTCATTGGTTGGTGTCGATCCTTGACGATCCCGACTCGCCCCTGTTGTCGCTCATTGACGAGGAGCGGGTGCGCGCCCTGACGGCGGCCGACGCGGAGACGACCGACCTGCCCTGGTTCGGTCAACTGATGGGCCTGCCGCAACTTTTCGCCTATCTGGCCCAAGTGGACCTATGGCTGCGCAATATGCAGGTCAGCATCGGCTGA
- a CDS encoding ABC transporter substrate-binding protein, with protein MGKSKWLKGLGVVLSLALLAGCSGQSKSAQAPGASDEILIGANFELSGDVATYGTSSYNAAMLYFDEVNAKGGINGKKIKVIKYDNKSDKAESLSVVTRLVTQDKVSAVIGPVTSGNTLSVVTFADDKKVPVITPTATNPDVTVDPKTNKVHDYVFRTCFLDSFQGKAAAEFSLKKGAKNAVVLVSQADEYSKGLGKFFKETFTAGGGTILSEEAFDKNDNDYLAILTKVKGKNPDVIYLPAYYEAVGKIVKQARGLGITATFVGSDGWDSPKLAEVAGKENLNNCFFTNHYTPEDPDPAVQSFVKAFKEKYGQVPDALAALSYDGARLIVDAIQRAGSAEPQKIKEALASTKDFAAITGKFTLNENHDPVKDIVIVELKDGVQTVNSKLKAQ; from the coding sequence ATGGGTAAAAGCAAATGGCTGAAAGGCCTGGGCGTCGTGCTCAGCCTGGCCTTGCTGGCCGGTTGCTCGGGGCAGTCCAAATCGGCCCAAGCGCCGGGAGCGTCGGACGAGATTCTGATCGGGGCGAACTTCGAGTTATCGGGGGACGTTGCTACATACGGGACCTCGTCATACAACGCCGCCATGCTCTATTTCGATGAGGTCAACGCCAAGGGCGGCATCAATGGCAAGAAGATCAAGGTTATCAAGTATGACAACAAGTCGGACAAAGCCGAATCGCTGAGCGTCGTCACCCGCCTGGTGACCCAGGACAAGGTGTCCGCCGTCATCGGCCCCGTCACCTCCGGCAACACCCTGAGCGTCGTCACCTTTGCTGACGACAAGAAGGTGCCCGTGATCACACCGACGGCGACCAACCCCGATGTCACCGTCGATCCGAAAACCAACAAGGTCCATGATTACGTCTTCCGGACCTGCTTCCTGGATTCCTTCCAGGGTAAGGCGGCAGCCGAATTCTCCCTGAAAAAAGGCGCCAAAAACGCTGTTGTCCTCGTCAGCCAAGCCGATGAATACTCCAAAGGCCTCGGCAAGTTCTTCAAAGAGACCTTCACCGCCGGCGGCGGAACGATTCTTTCCGAAGAGGCTTTCGACAAGAACGACAACGACTACCTGGCCATCCTGACCAAGGTGAAAGGCAAAAACCCCGACGTGATCTACCTGCCGGCCTACTATGAAGCCGTCGGCAAGATCGTCAAGCAGGCTCGCGGCCTCGGCATCACGGCCACCTTTGTCGGCAGCGACGGCTGGGATTCGCCGAAACTGGCTGAAGTGGCTGGCAAGGAAAACCTGAACAACTGCTTCTTCACCAACCACTACACCCCCGAAGATCCCGATCCGGCGGTCCAATCCTTCGTAAAAGCCTTCAAAGAAAAATACGGCCAAGTGCCTGACGCCCTCGCCGCCCTGTCCTACGACGGCGCCCGCCTGATCGTCGACGCCATCCAACGCGCCGGCAGCGCGGAACCGCAGAAGATCAAAGAAGCCCTGGCGTCCACGAAGGACTTCGCGGCCATCACCGGCAAGTTTACCCTCAACGAAAACCATGACCCTGTGAAAGACATCGTTATCGTCGAACTGAAAGACGGCGTCCAAACGGTCAATTCCAAGCTGAAAGCCCAGTAA